Proteins found in one Rhodobacter capsulatus SB 1003 genomic segment:
- the hypF gene encoding carbamoyltransferase HypF: protein MQAWRIRVRGQVQGVGFRPFVWQLARARGLRGVVLNDAEGVLIRVAGDLGDFAAALRDQAPPLARVDAVEVTAAVCDDLPEGFQIAASGAAGAETRVTPDAATCPDCLAEIRGEGRRRGYAFTNCTHCGPRFSILQSLPYDRARTTMAPFAMCPACRAEYEDPADRRFHAQPIACPDCGPRLWLEAGGAELPGDAIGLAAARLKAGEILAVKGLGGFHLACDATNADAVDLLRARKRRPAKPFALMAREEDLARIVAVSPAALAALRDPAAPIVLMPARGSLPETLAPGMAELGVMLPYTPLHHLLLDAFGGVLVMTSGNLSGAPQVIGNDEAREKLSAFADAFLMHDRAIARRLDDSVVRVDPPMVLRRARGQVPGTLPLPPGFETAPQIVAYGGQMKAALCLIKTGQALLGHHLGELDEALTWEAFLQADADYAALFDHRPQAVAVDLHPDFRASRHGAARAGRLGVPLIAVQHHHAHLAACLGENLWPKDGGKVAVIVLDGLGLGPDGTVWGGELLLGDYKGFERVAWLKPAPLIGGDRAQIEPWRNALVRLDAAGLSDLADRLFPAAPRDLARQLAAKGINAPLSSSAGRLFDAVAACLGICPMRQSYEGEAAMRLESLAADTGPVPDLPCVGGAIDPAPLFQLLAAGERPDRVAHALHASLAQAFAAEARRLIEAGQAEAVALTGGCFQNSRLATMTRNFLADQGILTQGRIPANDGGLALGQALVAAAKLESN, encoded by the coding sequence ATGCAGGCTTGGCGGATCAGGGTGCGCGGACAGGTGCAAGGCGTGGGGTTCCGGCCCTTCGTCTGGCAATTGGCGCGGGCGCGCGGGCTGCGCGGGGTCGTGCTGAACGATGCCGAGGGGGTGCTGATCCGGGTTGCGGGCGATCTGGGCGATTTCGCCGCGGCCTTGCGCGATCAGGCGCCGCCCTTGGCGCGGGTCGATGCGGTCGAGGTGACGGCGGCGGTTTGCGACGATCTGCCCGAGGGGTTTCAGATCGCGGCCTCGGGCGCGGCCGGGGCCGAGACGCGGGTGACGCCCGATGCCGCCACCTGTCCGGACTGTCTGGCGGAGATCCGGGGGGAGGGGCGGCGGCGCGGCTATGCCTTCACCAACTGCACCCATTGCGGGCCGCGGTTTTCCATCCTGCAAAGCCTGCCCTATGACCGCGCCCGCACGACGATGGCGCCCTTTGCGATGTGCCCGGCCTGCCGGGCGGAATATGAAGACCCCGCCGACCGGCGCTTTCACGCCCAGCCCATCGCCTGCCCCGATTGCGGGCCGCGGCTCTGGCTGGAGGCGGGCGGCGCGGAGCTGCCGGGCGATGCGATCGGTCTGGCCGCCGCCCGGCTGAAGGCCGGGGAAATCCTTGCGGTGAAAGGGCTTGGCGGCTTTCATCTGGCCTGCGATGCGACGAATGCTGACGCCGTCGACTTGCTGCGCGCAAGGAAGCGCCGTCCGGCCAAGCCCTTTGCGTTGATGGCGCGCGAAGAGGATCTGGCGCGCATCGTCGCGGTCAGCCCCGCGGCCCTGGCCGCGCTGCGCGATCCCGCGGCGCCGATCGTCCTGATGCCCGCGCGCGGCAGCCTGCCCGAAACCCTTGCCCCCGGCATGGCCGAGCTGGGCGTGATGCTGCCCTATACGCCGCTGCATCACCTGCTGCTGGATGCCTTTGGCGGCGTGCTGGTGATGACCTCCGGGAACCTCTCGGGTGCGCCGCAGGTGATCGGCAACGATGAGGCGCGCGAAAAACTGTCGGCCTTTGCCGATGCCTTCCTGATGCATGACCGCGCCATCGCCCGGCGGCTGGATGACTCGGTCGTTCGCGTCGATCCGCCGATGGTGCTGCGCCGTGCCCGCGGGCAGGTGCCCGGCACCCTGCCGCTGCCGCCGGGGTTTGAGACTGCGCCGCAGATCGTGGCCTATGGCGGGCAGATGAAGGCGGCGCTGTGCCTGATCAAGACCGGCCAGGCGCTTTTGGGCCATCACCTGGGCGAGTTGGACGAGGCCCTGACCTGGGAGGCGTTCCTGCAGGCCGACGCCGATTATGCGGCGCTGTTCGATCATCGCCCGCAGGCGGTGGCGGTCGATCTGCACCCCGATTTCCGCGCCTCGCGCCACGGTGCCGCCCGGGCCGGGCGGCTTGGCGTGCCGCTGATCGCCGTGCAGCACCATCACGCCCATCTGGCCGCCTGTCTGGGCGAGAACCTTTGGCCCAAGGACGGCGGCAAGGTGGCGGTGATCGTGCTCGATGGGCTTGGCCTTGGCCCCGACGGCACGGTCTGGGGGGGCGAGCTGCTGCTGGGCGATTACAAGGGCTTCGAGCGGGTGGCCTGGCTGAAACCCGCGCCCCTGATCGGCGGCGACCGGGCGCAGATCGAGCCCTGGCGCAATGCGCTGGTGCGGCTTGACGCGGCGGGGCTTTCCGATCTGGCCGACCGGCTTTTCCCCGCGGCGCCGCGCGATCTGGCCCGGCAGCTGGCGGCCAAGGGGATCAACGCGCCGCTGTCGTCCAGCGCCGGGCGGCTGTTCGATGCCGTCGCCGCCTGTCTCGGCATCTGTCCGATGCGCCAAAGCTACGAGGGCGAGGCGGCGATGCGGCTGGAATCACTGGCCGCCGACACCGGGCCGGTGCCGGATCTGCCCTGCGTCGGCGGGGCGATCGACCCGGCGCCGCTGTTTCAACTTCTGGCGGCAGGCGAGCGCCCCGACCGTGTCGCCCATGCGCTGCACGCCAGCCTTGCGCAGGCTTTTGCCGCCGAAGCGCGGCGGCTGATCGAAGCCGGACAGGCCGAGGCGGTGGCGCTGACGGGCGGCTGTTTTCAGAATTCCAGACTTGCAACCATGACGCGAAATTTCCTTGCCGATCAAGGCATTCTGACGCAGGGCCGCATCCCGGCCAACGATGGGGGCCTTGCCCTGGGTCAGGCCCTTGTCGCGGCGGCAAAATTGGAAAGCAACTGA
- a CDS encoding hydrogenase small subunit — protein sequence MSDIETFYDVMRRQGITRRSFMKFCSLTAAALGLGPSFVPKIAEAMETKPRTPVVWVHGLECTCCSESFIRSAHPLAKDVVLSMISLDYDDTLMAAAGHAAEAAFEETIAKYKGNYILAVEGNPPLNEDGMFCITGGKPFVEKLRHAAEGAKAIISWGACASYGCVQAAAPNPTQATPVHKVITDKPIIKVPGCPPIAEVMTGVITYMLTFDRMPELDRQGRPAMFYSQRIHDKCYRRPHFDAGQFVEHWDDENARKGYCLYKMGCKGPTTYNACSTVRWNGGVSFPIQSGHGCIGCSEDGFWDQGSFYDRLTTIKQFGIEATADQIGWTATGLVGAAVAAHAAVSVLKRAQKKNEEA from the coding sequence TTGTCGGACATCGAAACTTTCTATGACGTGATGCGGCGTCAGGGGATCACCCGGCGCAGCTTCATGAAGTTCTGTTCGCTCACCGCAGCAGCTTTGGGGCTTGGGCCCTCCTTCGTGCCGAAAATCGCCGAAGCCATGGAAACGAAGCCGCGCACCCCGGTCGTCTGGGTGCATGGGCTTGAATGCACCTGCTGTTCGGAAAGCTTCATCCGCTCGGCGCATCCGCTGGCCAAGGATGTCGTGCTCTCGATGATCTCGCTCGATTACGACGACACGCTGATGGCCGCCGCCGGTCACGCCGCCGAAGCGGCCTTCGAGGAAACCATCGCCAAATACAAGGGCAACTACATCCTGGCCGTCGAGGGCAACCCGCCGCTCAACGAAGACGGGATGTTCTGCATCACCGGCGGCAAGCCCTTTGTCGAGAAGCTGCGCCACGCCGCCGAGGGCGCCAAGGCGATCATCAGCTGGGGGGCCTGTGCGTCTTATGGCTGCGTGCAGGCCGCGGCGCCGAACCCGACCCAGGCGACGCCGGTGCACAAGGTGATCACCGACAAGCCGATCATCAAGGTCCCGGGCTGCCCGCCGATCGCCGAGGTGATGACCGGCGTCATCACCTACATGCTGACCTTCGACCGGATGCCGGAACTGGACCGTCAGGGCCGCCCGGCGATGTTCTACAGCCAGCGCATCCACGACAAATGCTACCGCCGCCCGCATTTCGACGCCGGGCAATTCGTCGAACACTGGGACGACGAAAACGCGCGCAAGGGCTATTGCCTCTACAAGATGGGCTGCAAGGGCCCGACCACCTACAACGCCTGTTCGACCGTGCGCTGGAACGGCGGCGTCAGCTTCCCGATCCAGTCCGGTCACGGCTGCATCGGCTGTTCCGAGGACGGGTTCTGGGATCAGGGCAGCTTCTATGACCGGCTGACCACGATCAAGCAATTCGGCATCGAGGCCACGGCCGACCAGATCGGCTGGACCGCCACCGGCCTTGTGGGCGCCGCCGTCGCCGCCCATGCCGCGGTCTCCGTGCTCAAACGCGCGCAGAAAAAGAACGAGGAGGCGTAA
- a CDS encoding nickel-dependent hydrogenase large subunit — MTTQTPNGFTLDNAGKRIVVDPVTRIEGHMRCEVNVNDQGIITNAVSTGTMWRGLEVILKGRDPRDAWAFTERICGVCTGTHALTSVRAVESALGITIPDNANSIRNMMQLNLQIHDHIVHFYHLHALDWVNPVNALRADPKATSELQQMVSPSHPLSSPGYFRDVQNRLKKFVESGQLGLFKNGYWDNPAYKLPPEADLMATTHYLEALDLQKEVVKVHTIFGGKNPHPNWLVGGVPCPINVDGVGAVGAINMERLNLVSSIIDRCTEFTRNVYLPDLKAIGGFYKEWLYGGGLSGQSVLSYGDIPENPNDFSAGQLHLPRGAIINGNLNEVHDVDTTDPEQVQEFVDHSWYDYGEPGMGLHPWDGRTEPKFELGPNLKGTRTNIENIDEGAKYSWIKAPRWRGNAMEVGPLARYIVGYAKGHEDIKNQVEGLLRDMNLPVSALFSTLGRTAARALEAEYCCRLQKHFFDKLVTNIKNGDSSTANVEKWDPSTWPKEAKGVGMTEAPRGALGHWVKIKDGRIENYQCVVPTTWNGSPRDSKGNIGAFEASLLNTKMERPEEPVEILRTLHSFDPCLACSTHVMSAEGAPLTTVKVR, encoded by the coding sequence ATGACGACCCAAACGCCGAACGGCTTCACCCTCGACAACGCCGGCAAGCGCATCGTCGTCGATCCCGTCACCCGGATCGAAGGCCACATGCGCTGCGAAGTGAACGTCAACGATCAGGGCATCATCACCAACGCCGTCTCGACCGGGACGATGTGGCGCGGCCTTGAAGTGATCCTGAAGGGCCGCGATCCGCGCGACGCCTGGGCCTTCACCGAACGGATCTGCGGTGTCTGCACCGGCACCCATGCGCTGACCTCGGTCCGCGCGGTCGAAAGCGCGCTGGGGATCACCATCCCCGACAATGCGAATTCGATCCGCAACATGATGCAGCTGAACCTGCAGATCCACGACCATATCGTGCATTTCTACCACCTGCATGCGCTGGATTGGGTGAACCCGGTCAATGCGCTGCGCGCCGATCCGAAGGCGACCTCGGAACTGCAGCAGATGGTTTCGCCCAGCCATCCGCTGTCGTCCCCCGGCTATTTCCGCGACGTGCAGAACCGGCTGAAGAAATTCGTCGAATCCGGGCAGCTGGGGCTGTTCAAGAACGGCTACTGGGACAATCCGGCCTACAAGCTGCCGCCCGAAGCCGATCTGATGGCGACGACGCATTATCTGGAAGCGCTGGATCTGCAAAAGGAAGTGGTCAAGGTCCACACGATCTTCGGCGGCAAGAACCCGCATCCGAACTGGCTTGTGGGCGGTGTGCCCTGTCCGATCAACGTCGATGGCGTGGGCGCGGTCGGTGCGATCAACATGGAGCGGCTGAACCTCGTCTCCTCGATCATCGACCGCTGCACCGAATTCACCCGCAACGTCTATCTGCCCGACCTCAAGGCCATCGGCGGCTTCTACAAGGAATGGCTCTATGGCGGCGGGCTGTCGGGGCAATCGGTGCTGTCCTATGGCGACATCCCGGAAAACCCGAATGATTTCAGCGCCGGTCAGCTGCATCTGCCGCGCGGGGCGATCATCAACGGCAACCTGAACGAGGTGCATGACGTCGACACGACCGACCCCGAACAGGTGCAGGAATTCGTCGACCATTCCTGGTATGATTACGGCGAGCCGGGCATGGGGCTGCATCCCTGGGACGGCCGGACCGAGCCGAAATTCGAGCTGGGCCCGAACCTGAAAGGCACCCGCACCAACATCGAGAACATCGACGAAGGCGCGAAATATTCCTGGATCAAGGCGCCGCGCTGGCGCGGCAATGCGATGGAGGTGGGGCCGCTGGCCCGCTACATCGTCGGTTACGCCAAGGGCCACGAGGACATCAAGAACCAGGTCGAGGGCCTGCTGCGCGACATGAACCTGCCGGTTTCGGCGCTGTTCTCGACGCTGGGCCGGACTGCGGCGCGGGCTCTGGAGGCGGAATACTGCTGCCGTCTGCAAAAGCACTTCTTCGACAAGCTGGTCACCAACATCAAGAACGGCGACAGCTCGACCGCGAATGTCGAGAAATGGGATCCCTCGACCTGGCCGAAGGAGGCCAAGGGCGTGGGCATGACCGAGGCGCCGCGCGGCGCGCTGGGCCATTGGGTCAAGATCAAGGACGGCCGCATCGAGAACTATCAATGCGTCGTGCCGACGACCTGGAACGGCTCGCCCCGCGACAGCAAGGGCAATATCGGCGCCTTCGAGGCCTCGCTGCTGAACACGAAGATGGAACGCCCCGAAGAGCCGGTCGAGATCCTGCGCACGCTGCACAGCTTCGATCCGTGCCTGGCCTGTTCGACGCATGTGATGTCGGCCGAAGGCGCCCCCCTGACCACCGTCAAGGTCCGGTAG
- the cybH gene encoding Ni/Fe-hydrogenase, b-type cytochrome subunit: MKGVSDERINAPVRGPDEIFEASRLTGDATREDLESIRRRTSVYVYEAPVRVWHWVNALAITILVVTGYFIASPLPSMQIGEATDQFVMGYIRFAHFAAGVVMSVGFFGRIYWAFVGNRHAWQMFYIPIFNKRYWKEFVFELRWYFFLEEEPKKYIGHNPLAHAAMFTFITLGITFMMITGWALYAEGAGQGGVTDSLFGWVLGYVQNSQRLHTLHHLGMWAIVIFAIIHIYAAVREDVMSRQSMVSTMISGHRTFKDDRIE; this comes from the coding sequence ATGAAGGGAGTTTCCGACGAAAGGATCAATGCCCCCGTCCGTGGCCCGGATGAAATCTTCGAGGCCTCGCGACTGACCGGCGACGCCACCCGCGAGGACCTAGAAAGCATCCGGCGGCGTACCTCCGTCTATGTCTACGAGGCGCCGGTCCGGGTCTGGCACTGGGTCAACGCGCTGGCGATCACCATCCTGGTGGTCACCGGCTATTTCATCGCCTCGCCGCTGCCCTCGATGCAGATCGGCGAGGCCACCGACCAGTTCGTGATGGGCTACATCCGCTTCGCGCATTTCGCCGCCGGGGTGGTGATGTCGGTGGGCTTTTTCGGCCGCATCTACTGGGCCTTCGTGGGCAACCGCCACGCCTGGCAGATGTTCTACATCCCGATCTTCAACAAGCGCTACTGGAAGGAATTCGTCTTCGAGCTGCGCTGGTATTTCTTCCTTGAAGAAGAGCCGAAGAAATACATCGGCCACAACCCGCTGGCGCATGCGGCGATGTTCACCTTCATCACCTTGGGCATCACCTTCATGATGATCACCGGCTGGGCGCTTTATGCCGAAGGCGCGGGGCAGGGGGGCGTGACCGACAGCCTGTTCGGCTGGGTGCTGGGCTATGTGCAAAACAGCCAGCGGCTGCACACGTTGCACCATCTGGGCATGTGGGCGATCGTGATCTTCGCGATCATCCATATCTACGCCGCGGTGCGCGAAGACGTGATGAGCCGCCAGTCGATGGTCTCGACGATGATCTCGGGGCACCGGACCTTCAAGGACGACCGGATCGAGTGA
- a CDS encoding HyaD/HybD family hydrogenase maturation endopeptidase, translating into MPAFKPERVLVLGIGNVLWADEGFGVRCVERMAETHALPANVRLLDGGTQGLYLLPFLEEAEALIVFDAVDFGFTPGTLVTMRDDDVPAFMGAKKMSLHQTGFQDVIATAQLMGYCPSRMTLIGCQPVELEDYGGSLRPAVAGQIDFAIAEAVRELRAWGIEVTKGATISNDLVDPSLARDAYERGRPSEDEACRIGDHRFFPSAAKVRA; encoded by the coding sequence ATGCCAGCATTCAAACCTGAACGGGTTCTTGTTCTGGGCATCGGCAACGTGCTTTGGGCCGACGAGGGCTTTGGCGTGCGCTGTGTCGAGCGGATGGCCGAAACCCATGCGCTGCCCGCCAATGTCCGGCTGCTCGATGGCGGCACGCAGGGGCTTTACCTGCTGCCGTTTCTGGAAGAGGCCGAGGCGCTGATCGTCTTTGACGCGGTCGATTTCGGCTTCACCCCCGGCACGCTGGTCACGATGCGTGACGACGACGTGCCCGCCTTCATGGGCGCGAAAAAGATGAGCCTGCATCAGACCGGCTTTCAGGACGTCATCGCCACGGCGCAGCTGATGGGCTATTGCCCGTCCCGCATGACGCTGATCGGCTGCCAGCCGGTCGAGCTGGAGGATTACGGCGGCTCCCTGCGTCCGGCCGTGGCCGGGCAGATCGATTTCGCCATCGCCGAGGCGGTGCGGGAACTGCGCGCCTGGGGCATCGAGGTGACGAAGGGCGCGACGATCAGCAACGATCTGGTCGATCCCTCGCTGGCGCGTGACGCCTATGAACGCGGCCGCCCCTCCGAGGACGAGGCCTGCCGGATCGGCGATCACCGCTTCTTCCCCTCGGCCGCCAAGGTCCGCGCCTGA
- a CDS encoding HypC/HybG/HupF family hydrogenase formation chaperone, producing MCVGIPVQLLAVDGIRGDVIEDGRPGLVDLSLVPEARPGDWVLAFLGAAREVLTPEAAAQISAALGGLRSLMAGGDLGDAFADLEARSPQLPPHLQAALDAGKTRA from the coding sequence ATGTGCGTCGGCATTCCCGTGCAATTGCTGGCGGTGGACGGCATCCGTGGCGACGTGATCGAGGACGGCCGCCCCGGTCTGGTCGATCTGTCGCTGGTGCCCGAGGCGCGGCCGGGCGACTGGGTCCTGGCCTTCCTTGGTGCCGCCCGCGAGGTGCTGACCCCCGAAGCCGCCGCGCAGATTTCCGCCGCGCTGGGCGGGCTGCGGTCGCTGATGGCGGGCGGCGATCTTGGCGATGCCTTCGCCGATCTGGAGGCCCGTTCGCCCCAGCTTCCCCCCCATCTTCAAGCCGCGCTTGACGCCGGCAAGACCCGCGCCTGA
- a CDS encoding thioredoxin domain-containing protein yields MHDFHMPDTAPPSGKTHPLVARLTTEFGWPRLENAHDLREFTTRPGAHCLFVPGDAARNLETPDAAVVLPELRQAFQNAFDCAVVGDGIETELRETTRVLKTPSFLFFRDGDFLGGIEKIRDWDDYIARTSHILAAKG; encoded by the coding sequence ATGCACGATTTTCATATGCCCGACACCGCGCCGCCCTCGGGCAAGACCCATCCGCTGGTGGCCCGGCTGACCACCGAGTTCGGCTGGCCGCGGCTGGAAAACGCGCATGACCTGCGCGAATTCACCACCCGGCCGGGGGCGCATTGCCTGTTCGTGCCGGGCGACGCGGCGCGCAATCTGGAAACCCCCGATGCCGCCGTGGTGCTGCCCGAACTGCGCCAGGCCTTTCAGAACGCCTTTGACTGCGCCGTCGTCGGCGACGGCATCGAGACCGAACTGCGCGAAACCACCCGGGTGCTGAAAACCCCCTCGTTCCTGTTCTTCCGCGACGGCGACTTTCTGGGCGGCATCGAAAAGATCCGCGACTGGGACGATTACATCGCCCGCACCTCTCATATCCTTGCCGCGAAAGGCTGA
- a CDS encoding hydrogenase expression/formation protein translates to MVSNFHLPPVGFGPGSQPEGDEELGYMQLPSGMRTYSAHLPEVEDSSAVTPALKLLDEIAAAAEACARGGMASFDLAGLDAQNRALIAETMGQGEVAMKIRGIPALMVQESVFAGVWSVAGAGVDRIEVGAVPAAALSRAFEPFRKGQTALPPLSDGVVNAPALIAELFDKSAAYVGGAADVINLTLLPHTEEDLTLLDYMLGEGAVTILSRGYGNCRITATATPHVWRVQFYNSTDALILDTIEVTTMPEVALAAREDLEDSAGRIREVLEAIR, encoded by the coding sequence ATGGTCTCGAATTTCCACCTGCCCCCCGTCGGTTTCGGCCCCGGCTCGCAGCCCGAAGGCGACGAGGAACTGGGCTACATGCAGCTGCCCTCCGGCATGCGGACCTATTCGGCGCATCTGCCCGAGGTCGAGGACAGCTCTGCCGTTACCCCGGCGCTGAAGCTGCTTGACGAGATCGCCGCGGCGGCCGAGGCCTGCGCGCGGGGCGGCATGGCCAGTTTCGATCTGGCGGGGCTGGATGCGCAAAACCGCGCGCTGATCGCGGAAACTATGGGGCAGGGCGAGGTCGCGATGAAGATCCGCGGCATCCCGGCGCTGATGGTGCAGGAATCGGTCTTTGCCGGGGTCTGGTCGGTGGCCGGTGCGGGCGTTGACCGGATCGAGGTGGGGGCGGTGCCCGCCGCGGCGCTGAGCCGCGCCTTCGAGCCCTTCCGCAAGGGCCAGACCGCGCTGCCGCCGCTTTCCGACGGCGTCGTGAACGCCCCGGCGCTGATCGCGGAACTGTTCGACAAATCCGCCGCTTACGTGGGGGGCGCGGCGGATGTGATCAACCTGACGCTGCTTCCGCATACGGAAGAAGACCTGACGCTGCTCGATTACATGCTGGGCGAGGGCGCGGTGACGATCCTGTCGCGCGGCTATGGCAATTGCCGGATCACCGCGACGGCGACGCCGCATGTCTGGCGGGTGCAGTTCTACAATTCGACCGATGCGCTGATCCTCGACACGATCGAGGTGACGACGATGCCGGAAGTGGCCTTGGCCGCGCGCGAGGATCTGGAAGATTCGGCGGGCCGCATCCGCGAAGTGCTGGAGGCGATCCGTTGA
- a CDS encoding [NiFe]-hydrogenase assembly chaperone HybE, producing MECKICWTPYDPASGDEFRQVLPGTPFTALPEDWHCPNCDAPKAQFIVQSDPGAPALLEQNRVDAQVSALVADFREIWHSKMRDVPLVNKALSIEAVGFRSHEGRGLGVLVSPWFMNLIQLPAAGEDWSGLIPGVKEDLEFPSGLYEFIHNRREMVGGYKACSLYPTMGDFQTQMQAVDLARAVMIELFKAENRAETDRAAEIRASRTAELAALEAAEAEKAETAARAEAMAQPTRRRLISAGLAGEDEGAAE from the coding sequence ATGGAATGCAAGATCTGCTGGACGCCCTACGACCCGGCCTCGGGCGACGAATTCCGCCAGGTTCTGCCCGGCACGCCCTTCACCGCATTGCCCGAAGACTGGCACTGCCCGAATTGCGACGCGCCGAAAGCGCAGTTCATCGTGCAAAGCGATCCCGGCGCCCCCGCGCTTTTGGAGCAAAACCGCGTCGATGCGCAGGTCTCGGCGCTGGTCGCCGATTTCCGCGAGATCTGGCATTCGAAAATGCGCGACGTGCCCCTGGTGAACAAGGCTTTGTCGATCGAAGCCGTGGGCTTTCGCAGCCATGAGGGCCGCGGGCTTGGCGTGCTGGTCAGCCCCTGGTTCATGAACCTGATCCAGCTGCCCGCCGCGGGCGAGGATTGGTCGGGCCTGATCCCGGGGGTCAAGGAAGACCTGGAATTCCCCTCGGGCCTCTATGAATTCATCCACAACCGGCGCGAGATGGTGGGCGGCTACAAGGCCTGCTCGCTGTACCCGACGATGGGCGATTTCCAGACCCAGATGCAGGCGGTCGATCTGGCCCGCGCGGTGATGATCGAACTCTTCAAGGCGGAAAACCGCGCCGAGACCGACCGCGCCGCCGAAATCCGCGCCAGCCGCACCGCAGAGCTGGCGGCGCTCGAGGCGGCCGAGGCCGAAAAGGCCGAAACCGCCGCCCGGGCCGAGGCGATGGCGCAACCGACGCGGCGGCGGCTGATCTCGGCCGGTCTGGCGGGCGAAGACGAGGGCGCGGCGGAATGA
- the hupK gene encoding hydrogenase expression/formation protein HupK — protein MSAALGIVLRPEGQRLAVSLTPPDPLPVAALLLGKPPGQVAELLPRLFNLCGAAQGHAARLALGLPAEAAPARREILRDHLAKLCLIWPKLLGLAPQPLPEHWAEGGAALQHWLWGGAKPADLWPFLTSGQGVAPLLATLGHAFAPGEAVAVLPPLSDPMALTAQENSPAGRVADDPLMRQAEARFGRGPFWRALGRIVDLHAFALAPPAAATPRPGLALVAAARGTYALSARAEAGMVTALSRVTPTDHLLAPCGALALSLASLPAAKAGLAALVIDILDPCVAVSVQELAHA, from the coding sequence ATGAGCGCGGCGCTGGGCATCGTGCTGCGTCCCGAGGGGCAGCGGCTGGCGGTCAGTCTGACCCCGCCCGATCCCTTGCCGGTGGCGGCGCTGCTGCTGGGCAAGCCGCCCGGGCAGGTGGCAGAGCTGCTGCCGCGGCTCTTCAATCTGTGCGGCGCGGCGCAGGGCCATGCGGCGCGGCTGGCGCTGGGGCTGCCGGCAGAGGCGGCGCCCGCGCGGCGCGAGATCCTGCGCGATCATCTGGCGAAGCTCTGCCTGATCTGGCCGAAGCTTCTGGGCCTTGCCCCGCAGCCGCTGCCCGAGCATTGGGCCGAGGGCGGCGCGGCGCTGCAACACTGGCTTTGGGGCGGGGCGAAACCCGCGGATCTGTGGCCCTTCCTGACCTCGGGGCAGGGGGTGGCGCCGCTTCTGGCCACGCTGGGCCATGCTTTCGCGCCGGGCGAGGCGGTGGCGGTCCTGCCCCCGCTTTCCGATCCCATGGCCCTGACGGCGCAGGAAAATTCCCCCGCCGGGCGGGTCGCCGATGATCCGCTGATGCGCCAGGCCGAGGCGCGGTTCGGCCGGGGCCCGTTCTGGCGCGCGCTGGGCCGGATCGTCGATCTGCATGCTTTCGCGCTGGCGCCGCCCGCGGCCGCAACGCCGCGCCCGGGGCTGGCGCTGGTGGCGGCGGCGCGCGGCACCTATGCGCTCTCGGCCCGGGCCGAGGCGGGGATGGTCACGGCGCTTTCCCGCGTCACCCCCACCGATCACCTGCTCGCCCCGTGCGGGGCGCTCGCGCTCTCGCTGGCCAGTCTGCCCGCCGCCAAGGCCGGTCTGGCGGCTTTGGTCATCGACATTCTGGACCCCTGTGTGGCAGTCTCGGTGCAGGAGCTGGCGCATGCATGA
- the hypA gene encoding hydrogenase maturation nickel metallochaperone HypA, whose translation MHEMSIVEGIRTAIEEAARANGFAKVTRVRLEIGRLAGVERAALDFAFDVVLRGSLAEGAAVQIIDLPGQAACFDCGKTVEIEHRLDICPECGGTRLLVQGGDEMRIKDLEVL comes from the coding sequence ATGCATGAAATGTCGATCGTCGAGGGGATTCGCACGGCGATCGAGGAGGCCGCCCGCGCCAACGGGTTTGCAAAGGTGACGCGGGTGCGGCTCGAGATCGGGCGGCTGGCCGGGGTGGAGCGTGCGGCGCTGGACTTCGCCTTCGACGTGGTCCTGCGCGGGTCTTTGGCCGAAGGCGCCGCGGTGCAGATCATCGACCTTCCGGGGCAGGCGGCCTGCTTTGACTGCGGCAAGACGGTGGAAATCGAGCATCGGCTGGACATCTGCCCGGAATGTGGCGGCACAAGGCTTCTGGTGCAGGGCGGCGACGAGATGCGGATCAAGGATTTGGAGGTGCTCTGA